In the Arthrobacter sp. 31Y genome, one interval contains:
- the prpB gene encoding methylisocitrate lyase, producing the protein MLYSKVTPEQKRLKLREVLASGTVQQFPGAFNPLSARLIEEKGFAGVYISGAVLANDLGLPDIGLTTLTEVATRAGQIARMTDLPSLVDADTGFGEPMNVARSIQELENAGLAGCHIEDQFNPKRCGHLDGKNVVDIDTATKRIRAAADARRDPNFLIMARTDIRAVEGIQAAQDRAKALVDAGADAIFPEAMRDLSEFQAIRDAVDVPILANMTEFGKSDLFTVDQLQTVGVNMVIYPVTLLRIAMGAAERTLESIKAAGTQEAHVENMLTRARLYELVDYEAYNQFDTGVFNFQVPGNR; encoded by the coding sequence ATGCTGTACTCCAAAGTCACCCCCGAACAGAAACGGCTGAAGCTGCGGGAGGTGCTGGCCTCCGGGACTGTGCAGCAGTTCCCGGGTGCGTTCAACCCGCTCTCGGCACGGCTGATCGAGGAGAAGGGCTTCGCCGGGGTCTACATCTCCGGTGCCGTCCTGGCCAACGACCTCGGGCTGCCGGACATCGGCCTGACCACCCTGACCGAGGTGGCCACCCGGGCCGGACAGATCGCCCGGATGACGGACCTGCCCTCCCTGGTGGACGCGGACACCGGCTTCGGCGAGCCCATGAACGTGGCCCGATCCATCCAGGAACTTGAAAACGCGGGCCTGGCCGGCTGCCACATCGAGGACCAGTTCAACCCCAAACGCTGCGGGCACCTGGACGGCAAGAACGTTGTGGACATCGACACCGCCACCAAGCGGATCCGCGCCGCGGCAGACGCACGCCGGGACCCGAACTTCCTCATCATGGCCCGTACCGACATCCGGGCCGTGGAAGGAATCCAGGCCGCGCAGGACCGCGCTAAAGCCCTGGTGGACGCCGGCGCTGATGCGATCTTCCCCGAAGCCATGCGTGATTTGAGCGAGTTCCAGGCCATCCGCGACGCCGTGGACGTGCCCATCCTGGCCAACATGACCGAGTTCGGCAAAAGCGACCTCTTCACCGTGGACCAGCTTCAAACCGTCGGCGTGAACATGGTCATCTACCCCGTCACCCTCCTCCGCATTGCCATGGGCGCTGCAGAGCGTACGCTGGAATCGATCAAGGCTGCGGGGACCCAGGAAGCGCACGTGGAAAACATGCTCACGCGTGCGCGTCTCTATGAACTCGTGGACTACGAGGCCTACAACCAGTTCGATACCGGCGTTTTCAACTTCCAGGTTCCTGGCAATCGCTAG
- a CDS encoding MmgE/PrpD family protein, producing the protein MVKNNHVRVYKSEENLPREEQLAHKIAVVAADPVEVSPEVTDMVINRIIDNASVAIASLNRAPIVAARAQALTHAPSANGKGASVFGIAEQVSPEWAAWANGVAVRELDYHDTFLAADYSHPGDNIPPILAVAQHVGSNGADLVRAIATGYEIQVNLVKAICLHKHKIDHVAHLGPSAAAGIGTLLGLDVETIFQSVGQALHTTTATRQSRKGEISTWKAHAPAFAGKMAVEAVDRSMRGQTSPVPIYEGEDGVIAWMLDGPDASYEVPLPLPGEAKRAILDTYTKEHSAEYQAQAWIDLARKLNREHPETTDPANVKSVLIKTSHHTHYVIGSGANDPQKYSPTASRETLDHSIPYIFTVALQDGAWHHVDSYAPERATRPDTVELWHKVTTVEDPEWTRRYHSLDIAEKAFGGTVEITLNDGTVITDDIAVADAHPLGARPFAREQYVNKFRTLAAGLVEEAEIERFLAAVERVTELGEGELDQLNITAAPGVIDLSNAPKGLF; encoded by the coding sequence ATGGTTAAGAACAACCACGTCCGCGTCTACAAGAGCGAAGAGAACCTCCCGCGCGAGGAGCAGTTGGCTCACAAGATCGCAGTGGTCGCCGCCGACCCCGTCGAGGTATCCCCCGAGGTCACCGACATGGTGATCAACCGGATCATCGATAACGCCTCGGTGGCTATCGCCTCCCTGAACCGCGCACCCATCGTCGCCGCCCGCGCCCAAGCGCTGACCCACGCACCTTCCGCGAATGGCAAGGGCGCCTCTGTTTTCGGTATTGCTGAGCAGGTCTCCCCCGAATGGGCAGCCTGGGCCAACGGCGTGGCCGTGCGCGAACTGGACTACCACGACACGTTCCTGGCCGCCGATTACTCACACCCGGGTGACAACATCCCGCCGATCCTCGCCGTCGCCCAGCACGTGGGCTCCAACGGCGCCGACCTGGTCCGTGCCATCGCTACCGGGTATGAAATCCAGGTGAACCTGGTCAAGGCCATCTGCCTCCACAAGCACAAGATCGACCACGTCGCCCACCTCGGCCCCTCCGCCGCAGCCGGTATCGGCACGTTGTTGGGCTTGGATGTTGAAACGATCTTCCAGTCCGTAGGCCAGGCCCTGCACACCACCACCGCCACCCGGCAGTCCCGCAAGGGCGAAATCTCCACCTGGAAAGCCCACGCCCCGGCCTTCGCGGGCAAAATGGCCGTCGAAGCCGTGGACCGCTCCATGCGCGGCCAGACCTCCCCAGTGCCCATCTACGAAGGCGAAGACGGCGTCATCGCCTGGATGCTCGATGGCCCGGACGCCTCCTACGAGGTCCCCCTGCCCCTGCCCGGTGAAGCCAAGCGCGCCATCCTGGACACCTACACCAAGGAACACTCCGCCGAGTACCAGGCCCAGGCGTGGATCGACCTCGCCCGCAAACTCAACCGCGAGCACCCCGAAACCACCGATCCTGCCAACGTGAAATCCGTGCTGATCAAGACCAGCCACCACACCCACTACGTCATCGGTTCCGGCGCGAACGATCCCCAGAAGTACTCCCCCACCGCATCACGCGAAACCCTGGACCACTCCATCCCCTACATCTTCACCGTCGCACTGCAGGACGGCGCCTGGCACCACGTGGACTCCTACGCCCCCGAACGCGCCACACGCCCGGACACCGTGGAACTCTGGCACAAGGTCACCACCGTCGAAGACCCGGAATGGACCCGCCGCTACCACTCTCTGGACATCGCAGAGAAGGCCTTCGGTGGCACTGTCGAAATTACCCTCAACGACGGCACCGTCATCACCGACGACATCGCCGTGGCCGACGCCCACCCGCTCGGTGCCCGGCCGTTCGCCCGCGAGCAGTACGTGAACAAGTTCCGCACCCTCGCCGCCGGACTGGTGGAGGAAGCCGAAATCGAAAGGTTCCTCGCCGCCGTCGAGCGCGTCACTGAACTGGGCGAAGGCGAACTGGACCAGCTGAACATCACCGCAGCACCCGGCGTGATCGACCTCAGCAACGCACCCAAGGGACTGTTCTAA
- a CDS encoding GntR family transcriptional regulator, translating into MRASDRAYAALREDIIEWRLRPGTVLAEVEQSERLGVSRTPVREALSRLTAEGLTTATGGRGVVVTDISLDSIDELFELRETLEVRAAALAAQRGEPGVFAELHAQLLLAPELLRDDDPARHEYYALVSRLDDAIDSAISNSYMAHAMRSLRVHLVRVRRLAADDATRLLAAAGEHAAIAEAIAAGNPRLAEAATTLHLHRSLTHVKATHTAR; encoded by the coding sequence ATGCGCGCCAGTGATCGGGCCTACGCGGCCCTTCGTGAAGACATCATTGAATGGCGCCTTCGCCCGGGCACGGTCCTCGCGGAAGTCGAGCAGTCCGAACGCCTCGGCGTGTCCCGCACTCCGGTCCGGGAGGCGCTGAGCCGGCTCACCGCAGAAGGATTGACGACGGCGACAGGCGGCCGCGGCGTCGTCGTCACCGACATCTCTCTGGACAGCATCGACGAACTGTTCGAATTGCGCGAAACCCTTGAAGTAAGGGCAGCGGCCCTTGCCGCCCAGCGTGGTGAGCCGGGCGTCTTCGCCGAGTTGCACGCACAGCTGTTGCTGGCGCCTGAATTGCTGAGGGACGACGATCCCGCCCGGCACGAGTATTACGCCTTGGTCAGCCGCTTGGACGACGCCATTGATTCCGCGATTTCCAACAGCTACATGGCGCATGCCATGCGGAGCCTTCGTGTCCATTTGGTCCGGGTACGCCGTCTGGCAGCCGACGACGCAACCCGACTTCTCGCAGCGGCAGGCGAGCACGCCGCCATCGCGGAGGCCATCGCCGCCGGGAACCCCCGGCTGGCGGAAGCCGCCACCACACTCCACCTCCACCGCAGCCTCACCCACGTCAAGGCCACCCATACGGCCCGGTAG
- a CDS encoding response regulator, giving the protein MTDIRVLVVEDEPIASDAHSVYIGRLDGFTLVGTAPDGQSALRILGDFATSGAPVDLVLLDMNLPDLHGLDVARRMRSAGVFADIIAITAVRELTIVRSAVSIGVVQYLIKPFTYATFADKLSSYRTFREQLAGSMSGISKAGASQSDVDQAFASLRAPTELPLPKGLSGSTLEAVKDLVRAGLRPVSASEVMDALGMSRVTARRYLEYLADAGTVTRAPRYGTPGRPENEYGWNHA; this is encoded by the coding sequence ATGACAGACATCCGCGTCCTGGTGGTGGAGGACGAGCCGATAGCCTCGGACGCCCACTCCGTCTACATCGGCCGCCTGGACGGCTTTACCTTGGTGGGGACGGCTCCGGATGGGCAATCGGCCCTGCGCATTCTTGGCGATTTTGCCACCTCGGGCGCACCTGTGGACCTGGTTTTGCTGGACATGAACCTGCCGGACCTTCACGGGCTGGATGTTGCCCGACGGATGCGCTCGGCAGGGGTGTTTGCCGACATCATCGCCATTACTGCGGTGCGGGAGTTGACCATCGTGCGCAGTGCCGTGTCCATCGGCGTCGTGCAGTACCTCATCAAACCCTTCACCTACGCAACGTTCGCCGACAAGCTCAGCAGCTACCGGACGTTCCGCGAACAACTGGCGGGGTCAATGTCCGGGATTTCCAAAGCGGGGGCCTCACAAAGCGACGTCGACCAGGCATTTGCGAGCCTTCGCGCCCCTACGGAACTGCCGCTACCCAAGGGCCTGTCCGGGTCCACGTTGGAAGCAGTGAAGGACTTGGTGCGCGCGGGACTTCGGCCGGTGTCCGCAAGCGAAGTGATGGACGCGCTGGGCATGTCCCGGGTGACTGCCCGGCGCTATCTGGAGTACTTGGCCGACGCCGGCACCGTCACCCGCGCGCCCCGGTACGGCACTCCTGGACGTCCCGAGAATGAGTACGGCTGGAACCACGCCTAG
- a CDS encoding sensor histidine kinase, which yields MFHSWSIARRLFVANLFFVLVLTAVFGAFSVVEARDRGYDEAGGRMLAIAASLADNPLVLEAASTSDPSAVLQPYALEVMDHADADFITIMAPDRTRWTHPRTEELGKPYIGTIEPALRGETFTEVTAGTLGPSVRTIAPVLDPEGNVKALVAAGVTVRTVDTDVAERLGVIGIIALVVLFFGSVASWLLGRYLRSVTRGWGPEQLAQLFAYYESVLHSVREGVILIDTHGKAVMYNDQAAELLGLAPSDADRSPDAAPKLADLPFDGSLRALFESGRPAHDEIHLTGSRILVVNQAPAVGPVPERSRQKPAIYGTVATIRDRTEIESLGTELQTMKTLSDALRAQTHEHANRLHMIVSLLELGRTPQALDFATKDLELSQQLTDDMVASVDEPVMSALVMGKAAEAHERGVELVVRTSGSAGVRGLEIQDLVTILGNLLDNAIDAAAAGEFPRKVELEVDAEADAVEFTVRDSGGGIDPGSIDDVLQYGFSTKSPAGSPRGSHGRGVGLALVSQAVDRLNGTMTISNPGGAQFHVVLPAPAPEEEKA from the coding sequence GTGTTTCACAGCTGGAGCATCGCCCGCCGCTTGTTTGTGGCGAACCTGTTCTTCGTCCTTGTCCTGACCGCAGTCTTCGGTGCTTTCTCCGTAGTGGAAGCCAGGGACAGGGGGTACGACGAAGCCGGCGGCCGGATGCTCGCCATCGCCGCCTCCCTGGCCGACAATCCCCTGGTGCTGGAGGCGGCTTCAACATCTGATCCCTCAGCGGTCCTGCAGCCCTACGCACTGGAGGTCATGGACCATGCTGACGCCGATTTCATCACCATCATGGCTCCCGACCGGACCCGGTGGACGCATCCCCGCACGGAAGAGCTTGGCAAGCCCTACATTGGGACCATCGAGCCTGCCTTGCGAGGTGAAACCTTCACAGAAGTGACCGCCGGAACGTTGGGCCCGTCGGTCCGCACCATTGCTCCCGTCCTGGATCCCGAAGGTAACGTCAAGGCTCTGGTGGCTGCTGGGGTCACGGTCCGCACGGTGGACACAGACGTTGCTGAGAGATTGGGCGTGATTGGCATCATCGCCCTGGTGGTGTTGTTCTTCGGCTCCGTTGCGTCGTGGCTTCTGGGCAGGTACCTCCGATCGGTGACACGTGGCTGGGGTCCCGAACAGTTGGCGCAGCTCTTCGCTTACTACGAGTCGGTTCTCCACTCGGTCCGCGAAGGCGTGATCCTGATCGACACTCACGGCAAAGCCGTGATGTACAACGACCAAGCAGCCGAGCTCCTGGGACTGGCCCCCTCCGACGCCGACCGGTCGCCTGACGCTGCCCCGAAGCTGGCCGACCTTCCCTTTGATGGAAGCCTGCGAGCGCTGTTCGAGTCCGGTCGGCCGGCCCACGACGAAATCCACCTGACCGGTTCCCGGATTTTGGTGGTCAACCAGGCTCCAGCGGTGGGACCAGTGCCTGAGCGCAGCCGGCAGAAGCCCGCCATCTATGGCACCGTGGCCACCATCAGGGACCGTACAGAAATTGAGTCCCTGGGCACGGAGCTTCAGACGATGAAGACGCTCTCCGACGCCTTGCGTGCCCAGACGCATGAACATGCCAACCGCCTCCACATGATCGTCTCCCTGCTGGAACTGGGACGGACGCCCCAAGCCTTGGATTTCGCCACCAAGGATCTTGAGTTGAGCCAGCAGCTCACCGATGACATGGTGGCCTCCGTGGACGAACCCGTGATGAGCGCGCTGGTGATGGGAAAGGCGGCGGAAGCCCACGAGCGGGGCGTGGAATTGGTTGTCCGCACGTCAGGGAGTGCAGGTGTCCGCGGGCTGGAAATCCAGGATCTTGTCACCATCCTGGGAAATCTGCTGGACAACGCGATCGATGCTGCCGCTGCCGGTGAGTTCCCGCGGAAGGTGGAGCTGGAGGTGGACGCGGAGGCCGACGCCGTCGAATTCACTGTTCGGGATTCGGGCGGGGGCATCGATCCGGGTTCCATCGACGACGTCCTGCAGTATGGCTTCAGTACCAAATCTCCGGCGGGAAGTCCTCGCGGCAGCCATGGCCGGGGCGTGGGCCTGGCGCTGGTGAGCCAAGCCGTGGACCGGCTCAACGGTACGATGACCATCAGCAATCCCGGCGGGGCACAGTTTCATGTAGTGCTGCCTGCGCCGGCTCCCGAGGAAGAGAAGGCATGA
- a CDS encoding cation:dicarboxylate symporter family transporter gives MTSQRGESAVVAKAGRKGLDKSHYLYIAVILAVVLGAVVGLVFPEVGKSLKPLGDGFIKLIKMMIAPVIFCTIVLGIGSIAKAATVGKVGGLALGYFVAMSTFALAIGLVVGNLIHPGEGLKLTPYDPTKKADTNSTVDFLLGIIPGDIPVLPTLLAAILVGFALQKMGKQGAPILAAIGHGQRLVFRILIMIMWLAPVGAFGAIAAVVGATGAQAILSMFTLMVAFYITCALFIVVILGTLLRAVAGVNIFKLMKYLAREYLLIFSTSSSEAALPRLIAKMEHLGVSKPVVGVTVPTGYSFNLDGTAIYLTMASLFVANAMGTPLDLGAQISLLVFMIIASKGAAGVTGAGLATLAAGLQAHKPELLGGVGMIVGIDRFMSEARALTNFTGNAVATVLIGTWVKEIDNGQVERVLSGSEPFDEQTMIAHGGEEEAAPEAENREKATV, from the coding sequence ATGACCTCTCAACGAGGAGAGTCGGCAGTTGTTGCCAAAGCTGGACGCAAGGGGCTCGACAAGTCGCACTACCTGTACATCGCGGTCATTCTGGCCGTAGTGCTCGGCGCCGTCGTCGGCCTGGTGTTCCCTGAAGTTGGAAAGTCCCTCAAGCCGCTCGGTGATGGCTTTATCAAACTCATCAAAATGATGATCGCTCCGGTCATCTTCTGCACCATCGTCTTGGGCATCGGATCCATCGCCAAGGCGGCCACCGTTGGCAAGGTGGGCGGGCTTGCACTGGGCTACTTCGTGGCGATGTCAACGTTCGCCCTCGCCATTGGTCTGGTTGTCGGCAACCTCATCCACCCGGGTGAAGGACTCAAGCTGACTCCGTATGACCCCACCAAGAAGGCAGACACCAACAGCACGGTGGACTTCCTCCTGGGCATCATCCCCGGTGACATTCCGGTCCTGCCTACCCTTCTTGCCGCGATCCTGGTCGGTTTCGCCCTGCAGAAGATGGGCAAGCAGGGAGCCCCCATCCTCGCCGCCATCGGACACGGACAGCGACTCGTCTTCCGCATCCTCATCATGATCATGTGGCTTGCTCCGGTGGGCGCGTTCGGTGCCATCGCCGCCGTCGTCGGTGCAACCGGCGCCCAGGCGATCCTCAGCATGTTCACCCTGATGGTGGCCTTCTACATCACCTGCGCACTGTTCATTGTGGTCATCCTCGGAACGCTGCTCCGCGCAGTGGCCGGTGTCAACATCTTCAAGCTCATGAAGTACCTGGCCCGCGAGTACCTCTTGATCTTCTCCACCTCGTCCTCCGAGGCTGCATTGCCCCGCCTGATCGCCAAGATGGAGCACCTGGGTGTCTCCAAGCCGGTTGTCGGTGTAACGGTCCCCACGGGCTACTCCTTCAACCTTGATGGCACGGCGATCTACCTGACCATGGCTTCCTTGTTCGTTGCCAACGCCATGGGCACCCCGCTGGACCTCGGCGCCCAGATCTCCCTCCTGGTCTTCATGATCATCGCCTCCAAGGGTGCTGCAGGCGTCACCGGCGCCGGTCTCGCAACCCTGGCCGCGGGTCTCCAGGCGCACAAGCCGGAGCTCCTGGGCGGCGTGGGCATGATCGTTGGAATCGACCGCTTTATGTCCGAGGCCCGCGCGCTGACCAACTTCACCGGCAACGCCGTGGCAACCGTCCTGATCGGCACCTGGGTCAAGGAAATCGACAACGGGCAGGTGGAGCGCGTCCTCTCCGGCAGTGAGCCTTTCGACGAGCAGACCATGATTGCCCACGGTGGCGAAGAAGAGGCTGCACCCGAGGCCGAAAACCGTGAAAAGGCCACGGTCTAG
- a CDS encoding ParA family protein, whose protein sequence is MSIERGTATLEGTELDLEDAIMGPTGRPYREFPEPAPLASHGPARVIAMVNQKGGVGKTTSTINLAAALAEYGRRVLLVDFDPQGALSAGLGANPHELDLTVYNVLMDRKVNIRDAIQQTGVEGVDLLPANIDLSAAEVQLVNEVAREQVLDRALKSVEDDYDVVLIDCQPSLGLLTVNALTAAHGVIIPLICEFFALRAVALLVETIEKVQDRLNPRLQVDGVLATMYDARTLHSREVISRLVEAFGDKVFETVIKRSIKFADATVAAEPITSYAGNHIGADAYRRLAKELISRGGAP, encoded by the coding sequence GTGAGCATCGAACGGGGAACAGCTACGCTGGAAGGCACCGAGCTCGATCTGGAAGACGCCATCATGGGGCCCACGGGCCGCCCTTACCGCGAATTCCCGGAACCTGCTCCACTGGCCTCCCACGGTCCGGCGAGAGTCATCGCCATGGTCAATCAAAAGGGTGGCGTGGGTAAGACCACCTCCACCATCAACTTGGCGGCTGCACTCGCCGAGTACGGCCGGCGTGTCCTGTTGGTGGACTTCGACCCCCAAGGGGCGCTTTCCGCCGGTCTCGGAGCAAATCCGCACGAGCTCGACCTCACCGTCTACAACGTCCTGATGGACCGCAAGGTGAACATCCGCGATGCCATCCAGCAGACTGGTGTTGAAGGCGTTGACCTCCTGCCCGCCAACATTGACCTCTCTGCTGCCGAAGTGCAGCTCGTCAACGAGGTAGCCCGCGAGCAAGTCCTGGACCGCGCACTCAAGAGCGTTGAGGATGACTACGACGTCGTACTGATCGACTGCCAGCCCTCGCTGGGTTTGCTGACAGTGAATGCACTGACTGCAGCCCACGGGGTCATCATCCCGCTGATTTGCGAGTTCTTCGCCCTGCGCGCGGTAGCGCTCCTGGTGGAGACCATCGAGAAAGTACAGGACCGCCTGAACCCGCGCCTGCAGGTGGATGGTGTCCTGGCCACCATGTACGACGCCCGCACGCTGCACAGCCGTGAAGTCATTTCGCGTCTGGTGGAGGCGTTCGGGGACAAGGTCTTTGAGACGGTCATCAAGCGTTCGATTAAGTTTGCAGATGCCACCGTGGCCGCCGAGCCCATCACCAGCTACGCCGGCAACCACATCGGAGCTGACGCTTATCGCCGCCTTGCCAAGGAACTGATCTCGCGCGGCGGCGCGCCCTAG
- a CDS encoding segregation and condensation protein A: MGPSIAPTAEADPASPSQTEAPVQAEAPDAGTSEARKSGFEVRLTNFTGPFDLLLGLISKHKLDITEVALATVTDEFIKYIRRLQELGEDWALDEASEFLVIAATLLDLKAARLLPAGEVEDAEDIALLEARDLLFARLLQYKAFKQIAGILGETLEQEARRYPRQVALEGHFAALLPELVWRHTPEQFAELAAKALKPKDTAPAEVGLDHLHAPPVSVKEQAEIMGYRLKLGAPLSFQALIADAETTLVVVARFLALLEMFRDRVVAFEQPEPLAELTVRWTGDDAGWDSSSLSEEYGPEAGTGSGDVDSE; encoded by the coding sequence GTGGGACCGTCAATCGCCCCTACCGCGGAAGCGGACCCGGCCTCGCCTTCTCAAACGGAGGCGCCCGTACAAGCCGAAGCGCCCGACGCCGGTACCTCCGAAGCCCGCAAGTCCGGCTTCGAGGTACGGCTCACGAACTTCACCGGACCCTTTGACCTTCTGCTCGGCCTGATTTCCAAGCACAAGCTTGATATCACTGAGGTGGCCTTGGCCACGGTCACTGATGAATTCATCAAGTACATCAGGCGCCTCCAGGAGCTGGGGGAGGACTGGGCGCTGGATGAAGCCAGCGAGTTCCTGGTGATTGCCGCAACGCTGCTGGACCTGAAGGCGGCGCGCCTCCTGCCCGCCGGTGAGGTGGAGGACGCCGAGGACATTGCTCTCCTTGAAGCAAGAGACCTGCTGTTCGCCCGCCTCCTGCAGTACAAGGCTTTCAAACAGATCGCCGGGATCCTGGGAGAGACGCTGGAACAGGAAGCCCGGAGGTATCCGCGCCAGGTTGCCCTTGAAGGCCACTTCGCCGCGCTGCTTCCGGAACTGGTGTGGCGGCACACCCCTGAGCAGTTCGCGGAACTTGCCGCGAAAGCACTCAAACCCAAGGACACCGCCCCGGCTGAAGTTGGCCTGGACCACCTCCACGCTCCGCCGGTGAGTGTCAAGGAACAGGCCGAAATCATGGGTTACCGCTTGAAGCTGGGAGCACCGCTGTCCTTCCAGGCGTTGATTGCCGATGCCGAAACGACGCTGGTGGTGGTGGCCCGATTCCTGGCGTTGCTGGAAATGTTCCGCGACCGCGTGGTTGCCTTTGAACAGCCCGAGCCGTTGGCTGAATTGACGGTTAGATGGACAGGCGATGACGCCGGCTGGGACAGTTCCAGCCTGAGCGAGGAGTACGGGCCTGAAGCAGGAACAGGAAGCGGGGATGTCGACAGTGAGTGA
- the scpB gene encoding SMC-Scp complex subunit ScpB, which yields MSTVSEQETVQDGLAELEALPGGARAALEAVLMVIDEPATSEELAAGLNVTVAVVEDLLQDLQREYSGYTVKAPDVDAVGFADASTAPRGFELRNVAGGWRIYSRPEFADVVGRFVLEGQTTRLTQAALETLAVIAYRQPVSRARVSAIRGVNVDSVVRTLTQRGLIEDSGNDPESGAVLYRTTSYFLERMGIGSVAELPQLSPHLPGLEGIDEYYDASRM from the coding sequence ATGTCGACAGTGAGTGAGCAGGAAACGGTACAGGACGGGCTGGCCGAGCTGGAAGCCCTGCCCGGCGGTGCGCGTGCAGCGTTGGAGGCTGTCCTCATGGTGATCGACGAGCCGGCCACCTCGGAGGAGCTGGCTGCCGGACTCAACGTGACGGTGGCCGTCGTCGAAGATTTGCTGCAGGACCTGCAGCGGGAGTATAGCGGCTATACTGTTAAAGCCCCGGACGTGGATGCTGTCGGCTTTGCCGATGCCAGCACTGCACCCCGGGGTTTTGAATTGCGGAACGTCGCCGGTGGGTGGCGGATCTATTCACGGCCGGAATTTGCCGACGTCGTGGGGAGATTCGTTCTCGAGGGGCAGACCACCAGGCTGACTCAGGCAGCGCTTGAGACACTGGCGGTCATTGCTTACCGGCAACCGGTCTCTAGGGCCCGGGTGTCTGCCATTCGCGGCGTCAACGTGGATTCCGTGGTCCGGACTCTTACCCAAAGGGGTTTGATCGAGGACTCCGGAAACGATCCCGAATCGGGGGCTGTCCTCTACCGGACAACCTCGTACTTCCTGGAACGGATGGGCATCGGCTCGGTGGCTGAACTGCCACAGCTCTCGCCGCACCTTCCTGGTTTGGAAGGCATCGACGAGTACTACGACGCCAGCCGGATGTAG
- a CDS encoding pseudouridine synthase, with protein MTQAGRQSSPRNGSGRNSSGRNEAKGGGTGRSNAGGFSGRGGSAGAGKRNFPQGEGRPFKASKPREAAPFDPDNPTTAGDYDRGQAARPAKPFRKPGSNKPGFGKAPGTPGAIKPKAKPARQYGSKAFGSERFGQNLGPIRKPARNRGPRQEVPQSDLHDADGVRLQKVMAQAGVASRRVCEEMILEGRVEVDGVVTTELGMRVDPTAAVIHVDGIRIQLDDTLVYMVFNKPKGVVSTMEDPEGRPCISDFLKNNKNKGERLFHVGRLDVATEGLLLLTNDGELANRLTHPSYEVPKTYLVQVRGPFPQGVGAKLKNGVELEDGVAAVDSFKLVDSTPGHVLIEVVLHSGKNRIVRRMFDAVGFPVERLVRVKVGPIGLGDQRQGSIRNLGRQEVGHLLASVGL; from the coding sequence ATGACACAGGCGGGACGCCAGAGTTCACCACGTAACGGTTCGGGACGAAACAGTTCCGGACGCAATGAGGCCAAGGGAGGCGGCACGGGCCGCTCCAACGCCGGCGGCTTCTCCGGCCGCGGCGGCAGCGCCGGCGCTGGAAAGCGTAACTTCCCACAGGGCGAAGGCCGCCCCTTTAAGGCTTCGAAGCCGCGCGAAGCGGCACCTTTCGATCCTGACAACCCCACAACAGCGGGCGATTACGACCGCGGCCAGGCAGCCAGGCCCGCGAAGCCTTTCCGCAAGCCAGGCTCCAACAAGCCCGGCTTTGGCAAGGCACCCGGTACTCCCGGTGCAATCAAGCCCAAAGCGAAGCCGGCACGGCAGTACGGATCCAAGGCGTTCGGCAGCGAACGCTTCGGCCAGAACCTGGGCCCCATCCGCAAGCCGGCCCGCAACCGCGGTCCGCGCCAGGAAGTGCCCCAGTCCGATCTTCATGATGCTGACGGCGTACGCCTGCAAAAGGTCATGGCGCAGGCAGGCGTGGCATCACGCCGCGTGTGCGAGGAGATGATCCTCGAAGGACGCGTCGAGGTTGACGGTGTAGTGACCACCGAACTTGGTATGCGCGTGGATCCCACGGCCGCCGTGATCCACGTTGATGGCATCCGGATCCAGCTCGACGACACCCTCGTCTACATGGTTTTCAACAAGCCTAAGGGCGTTGTTTCCACCATGGAGGACCCTGAAGGCCGTCCCTGCATCAGCGACTTCCTCAAGAACAACAAGAACAAGGGCGAACGCCTGTTCCACGTCGGACGACTCGACGTTGCCACTGAGGGTCTGCTGCTGCTGACGAACGACGGCGAACTGGCCAACCGCTTGACGCACCCTTCGTACGAGGTACCCAAGACGTACCTGGTCCAGGTGCGTGGCCCCTTCCCGCAAGGCGTGGGCGCAAAGCTGAAGAACGGCGTCGAGCTCGAAGACGGCGTTGCTGCAGTGGACTCCTTTAAACTGGTTGACTCGACTCCCGGCCACGTCCTGATTGAGGTTGTCCTGCACTCGGGGAAGAACCGCATTGTGCGCCGCATGTTTGACGCGGTCGGTTTCCCCGTGGAGCGTCTTGTCCGCGTCAAGGTTGGCCCCATCGGCCTGGGCGACCAGCGGCAGGGCAGCATCCGCAACCTCGGCAGGCAGGAAGTCGGTCACCTCCTGGCATCTGTAGGGCTCTAG